One window from the genome of Bradyrhizobium xenonodulans encodes:
- a CDS encoding PAS domain S-box protein, with protein sequence MSAPSANDDSLRSVSGQNGRGHSGRGTNIPMTLATRLAIAMILLVAVTVAAVGWLGYRNITQAVIPRVLERVEAQSRLLATNLESYVAGTRGDLAGYRSAAAINGLIRAHIGGGIDALDGVSEQTWRERIAARLAAEIDAKPSYGQFRIIGLDDDHRELVRVDRSGPNGKARVAPDSELERKGERTYFQDTIRLAPGEVYVSPIDLATRQGGTADIHVPTLRVATPLFAPDGRPFGIIIANIDMRPALDRVRSTAGSGGEIYVVNSRGDYLVHPDRAREFGALQGRPNDWRKDFPFFAALAGAPDVSTQLMTDASDRPSGAAMAPALLAGKEWVAIIVTVPPAVFGRVPAAIQKTSLLVGVLAVLAAAALAVFLARSLTRPIGRLTAAVEAIGSGRPADIPLDAGGETGVLARAFARMVEETRAKTAALEREVEEHRRTEAARSHHEARERLFSAAVESSDDAIVMQSLDAIITGWNPAAERLYGHSAEEAIGQSTAIIVPTDRRAQGKTYLQRIAEGEPIERFETVRLRKDGTPVEISLSLSPIKGPSGEIIGASGSARSLTEARRAERALQQQIEERRQIFETSQDLIMVMDARGHIAQISPSSETILGYRPEQMLGRSGTDFIHPDHLEQSRGEMRALRRGERPKLSDTRCLHSNGHEVWLSWLGNWSAQANRFFFVGRDMTEARRAEESLRESELLARNIVETALDAFVQTDDRSTILNWSSRAEELFGWRRSEALGRNAVDLIVAESERERVKAGLARFLETQDGQTLNRRRELMVRRRDGKEFRAELSVTALRRREGILFNVFYRDLTDKIASEERIRHAEKMEAVGQLTGGVAHDFNNILTVITGTIEILADAVAKEPELAAITKMIDEAAGRGAELTQHLLAFARKQPLQPREIDINVLIIDTAKLLRPTLGEQIQIESVFEDESCVAIVDPNQLTTAILNLALNARDAMPGGGKLIVETGAAYLDEVYASVNDVPPGHYVLIAVSDTGTGIPANMLARVFDPFFTSKGPGKGTGLGLSMVYGFIKQSAGHIKIYSEEGHGTTIKMYLPPGKTPTAVGEGVMPATIEGGHETILVVEDDRLVRDYVLAQLHSLGYVTLQAANAAEALAIVASGKPFDLLFTDVIMPGKMNGRQLADEVLKTRPDLRVVYTSGYTENAIIHHGRLDSGVLLLAKPYRKSDLARIIRRALTA encoded by the coding sequence ATGTCAGCACCGAGCGCCAATGACGACAGCCTCCGCTCTGTTTCGGGCCAGAACGGGCGCGGCCACTCGGGACGTGGTACGAATATCCCCATGACGCTCGCAACGCGGCTGGCCATCGCGATGATTCTGCTGGTGGCGGTGACCGTGGCCGCAGTCGGCTGGTTGGGCTATCGCAACATCACCCAGGCCGTTATTCCGCGGGTCCTGGAACGCGTCGAAGCCCAGTCGCGCCTGCTGGCGACCAATCTCGAATCCTACGTTGCCGGCACCCGCGGCGATCTGGCCGGCTATCGCTCCGCCGCAGCCATCAATGGCCTGATCCGCGCCCATATCGGCGGAGGCATCGACGCGCTCGACGGCGTTTCGGAGCAAACCTGGCGCGAGCGCATCGCAGCGCGGCTCGCAGCCGAGATCGACGCCAAACCCAGCTACGGGCAGTTTCGGATCATCGGTCTCGACGACGACCATCGCGAACTGGTCCGCGTCGATCGCTCCGGCCCGAATGGAAAGGCACGGGTCGCCCCCGACAGCGAGCTGGAGCGCAAAGGCGAGCGAACCTACTTTCAGGACACGATCCGACTGGCGCCGGGCGAGGTCTATGTGTCCCCGATCGACCTCGCCACCCGGCAGGGCGGGACCGCGGATATTCACGTTCCGACATTGCGCGTCGCGACGCCGCTGTTCGCGCCGGACGGCAGGCCCTTCGGCATCATCATCGCCAATATCGACATGCGTCCGGCGCTCGACCGCGTCCGCTCGACCGCGGGCTCGGGAGGAGAGATTTACGTCGTGAATTCGCGCGGCGATTATCTCGTCCATCCCGATCGCGCGCGGGAATTCGGCGCATTGCAGGGCCGTCCCAACGACTGGCGCAAGGATTTCCCATTTTTTGCGGCCCTGGCCGGCGCGCCGGACGTATCCACGCAGCTCATGACCGACGCCTCGGACCGCCCGAGCGGCGCGGCGATGGCCCCGGCATTGCTTGCGGGCAAGGAATGGGTCGCGATCATCGTGACCGTGCCCCCGGCGGTCTTCGGCCGCGTGCCGGCCGCCATTCAGAAAACGTCCTTGCTCGTCGGCGTCCTTGCCGTCCTCGCTGCGGCGGCGCTCGCCGTATTCCTGGCGCGCTCGTTGACGCGCCCGATCGGGCGCCTGACCGCGGCGGTGGAGGCGATCGGCAGTGGCCGGCCCGCCGACATTCCGCTCGATGCCGGCGGCGAGACGGGCGTGCTGGCACGGGCCTTTGCCCGGATGGTCGAAGAGACGCGAGCAAAGACAGCCGCTCTCGAACGCGAAGTCGAGGAGCACCGCCGCACCGAGGCCGCGCGCAGCCATCATGAAGCGCGCGAGCGCCTGTTCAGCGCCGCCGTCGAATCCTCCGACGATGCGATCGTGATGCAGTCGCTCGACGCCATCATCACCGGCTGGAATCCCGCCGCCGAACGTCTCTACGGCCATTCGGCGGAAGAGGCGATCGGGCAATCCACCGCGATCATCGTCCCGACGGATCGACGCGCGCAAGGCAAGACCTATTTGCAGCGGATCGCCGAAGGCGAGCCGATCGAGCGGTTCGAGACGGTGCGCCTGCGCAAGGACGGCACGCCGGTCGAGATCTCGCTCAGCCTGTCACCGATCAAGGGGCCGTCGGGCGAGATCATCGGCGCCTCCGGCTCCGCGCGCAGCCTCACCGAGGCCCGGCGGGCCGAGCGGGCGCTGCAGCAGCAGATCGAGGAGCGGCGCCAGATCTTCGAGACCTCGCAGGATCTGATCATGGTCATGGACGCGCGCGGCCATATCGCGCAGATCAGTCCGAGCAGCGAGACCATTCTCGGCTACCGGCCGGAACAGATGCTCGGCCGCAGCGGCACGGATTTCATTCATCCCGACCATCTCGAGCAGTCGCGCGGGGAGATGCGCGCGCTGCGGCGCGGCGAACGCCCCAAGCTCTCCGACACCAGGTGCCTCCACAGCAACGGCCACGAGGTCTGGCTGTCCTGGCTCGGCAACTGGTCCGCGCAGGCGAACCGCTTCTTCTTCGTCGGACGCGACATGACCGAGGCGAGGCGCGCGGAAGAATCCTTGCGCGAAAGCGAGCTGCTCGCGCGCAACATCGTCGAGACCGCGCTCGACGCCTTCGTCCAGACCGACGACCGCAGCACCATCCTGAACTGGAGCTCGCGGGCCGAAGAGCTGTTCGGCTGGCGGCGCAGCGAGGCGCTCGGCAGGAATGCGGTCGACCTCATCGTCGCCGAGAGCGAGCGCGAGAGGGTCAAGGCCGGCCTCGCGCGCTTCCTCGAGACCCAGGACGGTCAGACGCTCAACCGCCGGCGCGAACTCATGGTCCGACGTCGCGACGGCAAGGAATTCAGGGCCGAGCTGAGCGTCACGGCGCTCAGACGCCGCGAAGGCATTCTGTTCAACGTGTTCTACCGCGACCTCACCGACAAGATCGCCTCCGAGGAACGCATCCGCCACGCCGAGAAGATGGAGGCGGTCGGCCAGCTCACCGGCGGCGTGGCGCACGACTTCAACAACATCCTCACCGTCATCACCGGCACGATCGAGATTCTGGCCGATGCGGTGGCGAAGGAGCCGGAGCTTGCGGCGATCACCAAGATGATCGACGAGGCCGCCGGGCGCGGCGCCGAGTTGACCCAGCACCTGCTCGCCTTCGCGCGCAAGCAGCCGCTCCAGCCGCGCGAGATCGACATCAACGTGCTGATCATCGACACCGCAAAGCTGTTGCGGCCGACGCTGGGCGAGCAGATCCAGATCGAATCGGTGTTCGAGGACGAGAGCTGCGTTGCGATCGTCGATCCCAACCAGCTCACCACCGCGATCCTCAACCTCGCGCTCAATGCCCGCGACGCCATGCCCGGCGGCGGCAAGCTGATCGTGGAGACGGGCGCCGCCTATCTCGACGAGGTCTATGCCAGCGTCAACGACGTCCCGCCGGGACACTATGTGCTGATCGCCGTGAGCGACACCGGCACCGGCATCCCCGCCAACATGCTGGCCAGGGTGTTCGATCCGTTCTTCACCTCGAAGGGACCGGGCAAGGGCACCGGGCTCGGGCTTTCGATGGTCTACGGCTTCATCAAGCAGTCCGCGGGCCACATCAAGATCTACAGCGAGGAAGGCCACGGCACCACGATCAAGATGTATCTGCCGCCGGGCAAGACGCCCACCGCAGTGGGCGAGGGCGTGATGCCGGCGACGATCGAGGGCGGGCACGAGACGATCCTCGTCGTCGAGGACGACCGGCTGGTGCGCGACTACGTGCTGGCGCAGCTGCATTCGCTCGGCTACGTCACCTTGCAGGCCGCGAACGCCGCGGAAGCGCTCGCGATCGTCGCCTCCGGAAAGCCGTTCGACCTGCTGTTCACCGACGTCATCATGCCCGGCAAGATGAACGGACGGCAGCTTGCCGACGAGGTGCTGAAGACACGTCCCGACCTCAGGGTGGTCTATACGTCCGGCTATACCGAGAACGCGATCATCCATCACGGCCGGCTGGATTCGGGCGTCCTGCTGCTGGCGAAGCCGTACCGCAAATCGGACCTCGCGCGGATCATCCGCAGGGCGCTGACCGCTTGA
- a CDS encoding response regulator, giving the protein MANILIVDDDPAVQITIRLILERAGHHVTVAGDGRKGLALFEASPVDLLFLDIFMPGMDGLETMRHIRALQPAIPIIVISGRSLTPDAYAEPDFLKMATKLGAVASLQKPFRPDALLAAVDGCLKALQPEAPDVSTERQ; this is encoded by the coding sequence GTGGCCAACATCCTGATCGTGGATGACGACCCGGCCGTGCAGATCACGATCCGGCTGATCCTGGAAAGGGCCGGTCACCACGTCACCGTTGCGGGCGACGGCCGCAAGGGGCTCGCGCTGTTCGAGGCCAGCCCGGTCGACTTGCTGTTCCTCGACATCTTCATGCCCGGCATGGACGGGCTGGAGACGATGCGCCACATCCGGGCGCTGCAGCCGGCCATTCCCATCATCGTCATTTCCGGACGCTCGCTCACGCCGGACGCTTATGCAGAGCCGGATTTTCTCAAGATGGCGACCAAGCTCGGCGCGGTGGCAAGCCTTCAGAAGCCATTTCGCCCCGACGCGTTGCTCGCCGCGGTCGACGGCTGCCTGAAGGCGCTGCAGCCGGAGGCTCCCGATGTCAGCACCGAGCGCCAATGA
- a CDS encoding GntR family transcriptional regulator has translation MEAAHTAPRAPAKTGSRLDRARQAAPQVFERLRNAIIALELPPGAPLSRAELAGQFGISSTPVRDALMRLEEEGLVDVFPQHATVVSRIDISRAEQAHFLRQALELEIVRLLAGSHDAALVIRLDHAIALQQQFAKAGDFEAFMAGDNDFHGQLYAAAGKQDLWTLVRSRSGHIDRLRRLHLPSPGKAQNIVRHHKLITRAIEAGDADAAQQHLRKHLSGTLSELDKIRSHYPEYLTDGLL, from the coding sequence ATGGAAGCAGCCCATACCGCGCCACGCGCGCCCGCGAAGACCGGTTCAAGGCTCGATCGCGCCCGCCAGGCCGCGCCGCAGGTGTTCGAGCGGCTGCGCAATGCGATCATTGCCCTGGAGCTGCCGCCCGGCGCGCCGCTGTCGCGCGCCGAGCTCGCCGGCCAGTTCGGCATCAGCTCGACACCGGTGCGCGACGCCTTGATGCGGCTCGAGGAAGAGGGCCTGGTCGACGTGTTTCCGCAGCACGCAACCGTGGTCAGCCGGATCGACATCAGCCGCGCCGAGCAAGCGCATTTCCTGCGCCAGGCGCTAGAGCTGGAGATCGTGCGCCTCCTGGCAGGCAGCCACGACGCCGCGCTGGTGATCCGCCTCGACCATGCCATTGCGCTGCAACAGCAATTTGCCAAGGCCGGCGACTTCGAAGCCTTCATGGCCGGCGACAATGATTTTCACGGGCAGCTCTATGCCGCGGCCGGCAAGCAGGATTTGTGGACGCTGGTCCGCAGCCGCAGCGGACATATCGACCGGCTGCGCCGGCTGCATTTGCCCTCCCCCGGCAAGGCCCAGAACATCGTCCGCCATCACAAGCTGATCACGCGTGCGATCGAGGCCGGCGACGCCGACGCTGCGCAACAGCATCTGCGCAAACACCTGTCGGGCACACTGAGCGAGCTGGACAAGATCCGGAGCCACTATCCCGAATACCTGACCGACGGGCTATTGTGA
- a CDS encoding ABC transporter substrate-binding protein, producing the protein MIKHLRSKLAAAALIAAAALSGSAAHAQQKSEIALSRQPGIFYMPSHIMEKQKLIEKHAASLGVAGVTTKWITFSGGGAQTDALLAGGVDILNTGTGNLLLLWDRTRGGVKGIVATSAQPMTLISRDANIKSIKDFAPGDKIAVPTVKVSTQAIVLQIAASEAFGADQWSKLDANTVQLGHPDAYAALSNSKHEVHTHFSIPPFTFLELKNVPGAHVVLSSPDVMGGPLSQAQFFTTTKFADANPKIIQAVRDATKEAQDLIRSDTKQAVEIYKEITGDKTSVEELLDLLKEPGMMEWNLEPQGTMKFAAHLFKTGTLKNQPKAWTDYYLPVAHDLKGN; encoded by the coding sequence ATGATCAAGCATCTTCGTAGCAAGCTTGCGGCTGCCGCCCTGATCGCCGCCGCCGCCCTGTCGGGATCTGCGGCCCATGCGCAGCAGAAATCCGAGATCGCGCTGTCGCGCCAGCCCGGCATTTTCTACATGCCGAGCCACATCATGGAAAAACAGAAACTGATCGAGAAGCATGCAGCTAGCCTCGGAGTTGCTGGCGTCACCACCAAGTGGATCACCTTCTCCGGCGGCGGCGCGCAGACCGATGCGCTGCTCGCGGGCGGCGTCGACATCCTCAACACCGGCACCGGCAATCTTCTGTTGCTGTGGGACCGCACCCGCGGCGGCGTGAAGGGCATCGTTGCGACCTCGGCGCAACCGATGACGCTGATCTCCAGAGACGCCAACATCAAGTCGATCAAGGATTTCGCCCCCGGCGACAAGATCGCGGTGCCGACGGTGAAGGTCTCGACCCAGGCGATCGTGCTCCAGATCGCGGCGTCTGAGGCTTTCGGCGCCGATCAATGGTCGAAGCTCGACGCCAACACGGTGCAACTCGGCCATCCCGACGCCTATGCGGCGCTGTCCAATTCCAAGCACGAGGTGCATACGCACTTCTCGATCCCGCCTTTCACGTTCCTCGAGCTGAAGAACGTGCCGGGTGCGCATGTCGTGCTGTCCTCGCCTGACGTGATGGGCGGCCCGCTCAGCCAGGCGCAATTCTTCACCACGACCAAATTCGCGGACGCCAATCCAAAGATCATCCAGGCCGTGCGTGACGCCACCAAGGAGGCGCAGGACCTGATCCGCAGCGACACCAAACAGGCGGTCGAGATCTACAAGGAGATCACCGGGGACAAGACCTCCGTGGAGGAGCTGCTCGATCTGCTGAAAGAGCCCGGCATGATGGAGTGGAATCTGGAGCCGCAGGGCACGATGAAGTTCGCCGCGCATCTGTTCAAGACCGGCACGCTGAAGAACCAGCCCAAGGCCTGGACGGACTACTATCTCCCCGTCGCCCACGATTTGAAGGGCAATTGA
- a CDS encoding ABC transporter ATP-binding protein: MALLDVNGVTLRYKTSSAVVTATERVSFTVDKSDRFVLLGPSGCGKSTLLKAVGGYMSPSEGRMTINDREIHGPGADRMMIFQEFDQLLPWKSVLANVMFPLLTARKLSRKDAEAKARAYIEKVGLTRVVDAYPHTLSGGMKQRVAIARGMAMEPDILLMDEPFAALDALTRRTCQDELLQLWSETKFTVLFVTHSIAEAIRIGNRILLLSPHPGRVKAEVIDVDKVSSGDGSAGRLEKEIHDLLFAAEATAH; encoded by the coding sequence ATGGCTCTGCTCGACGTCAACGGGGTGACGCTGCGCTACAAGACCTCCAGCGCCGTCGTCACCGCCACCGAAAGGGTCTCGTTCACCGTCGACAAATCCGACCGCTTCGTGCTGCTCGGGCCGTCCGGCTGCGGCAAGTCGACCCTGCTCAAGGCCGTCGGCGGCTACATGAGCCCCAGCGAAGGCCGCATGACCATCAACGATCGTGAGATCCACGGTCCCGGCGCCGACCGCATGATGATCTTCCAGGAGTTCGACCAACTCCTGCCCTGGAAGAGCGTGCTTGCCAACGTCATGTTTCCGCTCCTCACCGCGCGAAAACTGTCGCGCAAGGACGCCGAGGCGAAGGCGCGGGCCTATATCGAGAAGGTCGGCCTCACCCGCGTGGTCGATGCCTATCCGCACACGCTCTCCGGCGGCATGAAGCAGCGCGTCGCGATTGCGCGCGGCATGGCGATGGAGCCGGACATCCTGCTGATGGACGAGCCGTTCGCCGCGCTGGACGCGCTGACGCGCAGGACCTGCCAGGACGAGCTGCTCCAGCTCTGGAGCGAGACCAAGTTCACGGTGCTATTCGTGACCCATTCGATTGCGGAAGCGATCCGCATCGGCAACCGCATCCTGCTGCTGTCACCGCATCCCGGCCGCGTCAAGGCCGAGGTGATCGATGTCGATAAGGTCTCCAGTGGAGACGGCAGTGCTGGCCGATTGGAGAAGGAGATCCATGATCTCCTGTTCGCAGCCGAAGCCACGGCGCATTGA
- a CDS encoding ABC transporter permease, producing the protein MGEAKILLRDAPVAAADEVERKLSVLELLWNDGFVRKTVIILFLAAIWEAYGVALDNPLLFPTLHDTAVTLFDRVKDGTIPMRAWTSLKVLFMGYSAGIALAAIFTVLAISTRIGTDFLETVTAMFNPLPAIALLPLALIWFGLGNGSLVFVLIHSVLWPVALNTHSGFKSVSNTLRMVGRNYGLRGLPYVAKILIPAAFGSILTGLKIGWAFAWRTLIAAELVFGVSSGQGGLGWFIFENRNLLDIPAVFAGLLTVIIIGLFVENLIFRAIERNTVQKWGTQS; encoded by the coding sequence ATGGGCGAAGCGAAAATATTGCTGCGTGATGCGCCGGTCGCCGCCGCCGACGAGGTCGAGCGCAAGCTGAGCGTGCTTGAGTTGTTGTGGAACGACGGTTTTGTCCGCAAGACCGTCATCATCCTGTTCCTGGCCGCGATCTGGGAGGCCTACGGCGTCGCCCTCGACAATCCCCTGTTGTTTCCGACGCTGCACGATACCGCCGTGACATTGTTCGACCGCGTCAAGGACGGCACCATTCCGATGCGAGCCTGGACCTCGCTGAAGGTTCTGTTCATGGGCTATTCGGCCGGCATCGCACTGGCCGCGATCTTCACCGTGCTCGCGATCTCGACGCGCATCGGCACCGACTTCCTCGAGACCGTGACGGCGATGTTCAACCCGCTGCCGGCCATCGCGCTGCTGCCGCTCGCTCTGATCTGGTTCGGCCTCGGCAATGGCAGCCTCGTCTTCGTGCTGATCCATTCGGTGCTGTGGCCGGTCGCGCTCAACACCCATTCCGGCTTCAAGAGCGTGTCCAACACGCTGCGCATGGTCGGCCGCAATTACGGCCTGCGCGGGTTGCCCTATGTGGCGAAAATCCTGATCCCCGCCGCGTTCGGCTCGATCCTCACGGGTCTCAAGATCGGCTGGGCGTTCGCCTGGCGCACCTTGATCGCGGCCGAGCTGGTGTTCGGCGTGTCCTCGGGGCAGGGCGGGCTCGGCTGGTTCATCTTCGAGAACCGCAATCTGCTCGACATACCCGCAGTGTTCGCGGGCCTCTTGACGGTGATCATCATCGGGCTCTTTGTCGAGAACCTGATCTTCCGCGCCATCGAGCGGAACACCGTGCAGAAATGGGGCACCCAATCATGA
- the araD gene encoding L-arabinonate dehydratase, which yields MTKKKITPDQLRSARWFAPDDLRSFGHRSRTMQMGYAPEEWKDRPVIAILNTWSDAQPCHMHFKSRVDDVKRGILMAGGLPIELPALSLSESLLKPTTMLYRNLLAMDAEELLRSHPVDGVVLMGGCDKTTPALLLGATSMNIPAIYLPAGPMLRGNWKGKTLGSGSDGWKYWDERRAGKISDKDWLDIEAGIARSYGTCMTMGTASTMTAIAEAIGMTLPGASSIPAADANHIRMASECGRRIVEMVWEDLTPKTIQTRKAFENAIAVAMAMGCSTNAIIHLIAQARRAGLDIGLDDFEIASRKVPVIANVRPSGDAYLMEDFFYAGGLPALMGQIKQHLHLDCITVTGKTLGENIDGAEVHNADVIRSVDNPIYKEGALAVLKGNLAPDGCVIKPSACAPRFLKHTGPALVFDDYPSMKKAVDDSNLDVTEDHILILRNAGPQGGPGMPEWGMLPIPTKLVKQGVRDMVRISDARMSGTSYGACILHVSPESYIGGPLALVRNGDRITLDVAARTINLDVPEAELEKRRAAWKQPERRFERGYGWMFTKHIKQANDGCDFDFLETDFGAPIGEPSIY from the coding sequence ATGACCAAGAAGAAAATCACGCCCGACCAGCTCCGCAGCGCGCGCTGGTTCGCGCCCGACGATCTCCGCTCGTTCGGCCACCGCTCCCGCACCATGCAGATGGGCTACGCGCCGGAGGAGTGGAAGGACCGTCCTGTTATCGCGATCCTCAACACCTGGTCGGATGCGCAGCCCTGCCACATGCACTTCAAGTCGCGCGTCGACGACGTCAAGCGCGGCATCCTGATGGCCGGCGGCCTGCCGATCGAGCTGCCGGCGCTGTCGCTGTCGGAATCGCTGCTCAAGCCCACCACCATGCTCTATCGCAACCTGCTCGCCATGGATGCCGAGGAGCTGCTGCGCAGCCATCCCGTCGACGGCGTCGTGCTGATGGGCGGCTGCGACAAGACCACGCCGGCGCTCTTGCTGGGCGCGACCTCGATGAACATCCCGGCGATCTATCTGCCGGCGGGCCCGATGCTGCGCGGCAATTGGAAGGGCAAGACGCTCGGCTCCGGCTCGGACGGCTGGAAATATTGGGACGAGCGGCGCGCCGGAAAAATCTCCGACAAGGACTGGCTCGATATCGAAGCCGGCATCGCCCGCAGCTACGGCACCTGCATGACCATGGGCACGGCCTCGACCATGACCGCGATTGCGGAGGCGATCGGCATGACGCTGCCCGGCGCCTCTTCGATTCCGGCGGCGGATGCCAACCACATCCGCATGGCCTCCGAATGCGGCCGCCGCATCGTCGAGATGGTGTGGGAGGATCTGACTCCGAAGACGATCCAGACCCGAAAAGCCTTCGAGAACGCGATCGCGGTCGCGATGGCGATGGGCTGCTCGACCAACGCCATCATCCATCTGATCGCGCAGGCTCGCCGCGCCGGCCTCGATATAGGCCTCGACGATTTCGAAATCGCCAGCCGCAAAGTGCCCGTGATTGCCAATGTCCGCCCGAGCGGCGATGCCTATCTGATGGAGGACTTCTTCTATGCCGGCGGCCTGCCGGCGCTGATGGGCCAGATCAAGCAGCATCTGCATCTCGATTGCATCACGGTCACCGGAAAGACTCTCGGTGAGAACATCGACGGCGCCGAGGTGCACAATGCCGACGTGATCCGCTCGGTCGACAATCCCATCTACAAGGAAGGCGCGCTCGCCGTGCTCAAGGGCAATCTTGCACCCGACGGCTGTGTCATCAAGCCGAGCGCCTGCGCGCCGCGCTTCCTCAAGCACACCGGCCCCGCGCTGGTGTTCGACGACTATCCCTCGATGAAGAAGGCGGTCGACGATTCCAATCTCGACGTCACCGAGGACCATATCCTCATTCTGCGCAATGCCGGGCCGCAAGGAGGGCCGGGCATGCCGGAATGGGGCATGTTGCCGATCCCGACAAAACTCGTGAAACAGGGCGTGCGCGACATGGTGCGCATCTCGGACGCGCGCATGAGCGGCACCAGCTACGGCGCCTGCATCCTGCACGTCTCGCCGGAGTCGTATATCGGCGGCCCGCTGGCGCTGGTGCGGAACGGCGATCGCATCACCCTCGACGTCGCCGCCCGCACCATCAATCTCGACGTCCCCGAGGCCGAGCTGGAAAAACGCCGCGCCGCATGGAAGCAGCCCGAGCGCCGCTTCGAGCGCGGCTATGGCTGGATGTTCACCAAGCACATCAAGCAGGCCAACGACGGCTGCGACTTCGATTTCCTCGAGACCGATTTCGGCGCGCCGATCGGCGAGCCGTCGATTTACTAG
- a CDS encoding ribonuclease activity regulator RraA has protein sequence MTKLSEATRNKLKSVSTATVATALFKRGLRIQMIQDVHPLGADQPTMVGEAFTLRYMPAREDLNTIDVFKDRSHPQRKAVEDCPPGAVLVMDSRKDARAASAGAILVTRLMKRGVAGVVTDGGFRDSAEIAKLGIPAYHHRPSAPTNLTLHQAIEINVPIGCGDAPVFPGDVILGDADGVIVIPAHLADEIANETFEMTAFEDFVTEEVGKGRGIFGLYPATDPQTLTDFAAWRKANGR, from the coding sequence ATGACCAAACTCAGCGAAGCCACCCGCAACAAGCTCAAATCCGTCTCCACCGCCACGGTGGCGACCGCGCTGTTCAAGCGCGGCCTGCGCATCCAGATGATCCAGGATGTCCACCCGCTCGGCGCCGATCAGCCGACCATGGTCGGCGAGGCCTTCACGCTGCGCTACATGCCGGCGCGCGAGGACCTCAACACCATCGACGTGTTCAAGGACCGCTCGCATCCGCAGCGCAAGGCGGTTGAGGATTGCCCGCCGGGTGCCGTGCTGGTGATGGACAGCCGCAAGGACGCGCGCGCGGCGTCGGCCGGCGCGATCCTGGTGACGCGCCTGATGAAGCGCGGCGTCGCCGGCGTCGTCACCGACGGCGGCTTTCGCGATTCCGCCGAGATCGCCAAGCTCGGCATCCCCGCCTATCACCATCGTCCGAGTGCGCCGACCAACCTGACGCTGCACCAGGCGATCGAGATCAACGTTCCCATTGGCTGCGGCGATGCGCCGGTGTTTCCCGGCGACGTCATCCTCGGCGATGCCGACGGCGTGATCGTGATCCCCGCGCATCTCGCCGACGAGATCGCGAACGAGACCTTCGAGATGACCGCGTTCGAGGATTTCGTCACCGAGGAAGTCGGCAAGGGCCGCGGCATCTTCGGCCTTTATCCCGCGACCGATCCGCAGACGCTCACCGACTTCGCGGCCTGGCGCAAGGCGAACGGCCGCTGA